A portion of the Aquicoccus sp. G2-2 genome contains these proteins:
- a CDS encoding branched-chain amino acid ABC transporter substrate-binding protein produces MKPIKRLALGTALSALAATAALADNVKIAFIDPLSGSFAATGVNGLHQFEFAADTLINDKGGVLGGDKFEIVGFDNKISPKESLIQLQVAIDQGIHYVVQGNSSGVAHALTDAIKKHNSRNPDDQVLFLNYSAVDPALTNKDCNYWHFRFDANADIKMDAITNVIAQNDKVKKVYIIGQDYSFGKAVAAAAVKMLGEKRPDIEIVGNELHPIGKVKDFTPYARKIVSSGADAVITGNWGSDMLGLGKAIIENGFKGPIYTYYGAADGITAAFGESGIGSLKLVSEGPNNPPESDAGRAYIEAFKAKFPDGNMSQPRITTTLQMLAKAIDEAGTATDVAKVAAKLEGMEFTNPLWQGPTKMRAEDHQLIQDVNVFGQENVEKPFDFDNSGYGMKVENTTVMAGNDIPTTCKMERP; encoded by the coding sequence ATGAAACCGATTAAGAGACTTGCACTTGGCACGGCGCTCTCGGCGCTGGCGGCAACGGCGGCGCTGGCCGATAACGTCAAGATCGCGTTTATCGACCCGCTCTCGGGCTCGTTCGCGGCAACCGGGGTTAACGGGTTGCATCAATTCGAATTCGCGGCCGATACGCTGATCAATGACAAGGGTGGCGTTCTGGGTGGTGATAAATTCGAGATTGTAGGGTTCGACAACAAGATCAGCCCGAAGGAATCGCTGATTCAGCTTCAGGTCGCCATCGACCAGGGCATTCACTATGTTGTTCAGGGCAACAGTTCGGGCGTGGCGCACGCGCTGACCGATGCGATCAAGAAGCACAATTCGCGCAACCCTGATGATCAGGTTCTGTTCTTGAACTATTCGGCGGTTGATCCGGCGTTGACCAACAAGGATTGCAACTATTGGCATTTCCGGTTTGACGCCAACGCTGACATCAAGATGGACGCGATTACCAACGTGATTGCCCAGAATGACAAGGTCAAGAAGGTCTATATCATCGGGCAGGATTACAGTTTCGGCAAAGCTGTGGCGGCAGCGGCGGTCAAGATGCTGGGCGAAAAGCGGCCTGATATCGAGATCGTCGGCAATGAGCTGCACCCGATTGGCAAGGTGAAGGATTTCACGCCTTATGCCCGCAAGATCGTTTCCAGCGGTGCCGACGCGGTGATTACCGGCAACTGGGGCTCGGATATGCTGGGTCTTGGCAAGGCCATCATCGAGAATGGTTTCAAGGGGCCGATCTATACTTACTATGGAGCGGCTGACGGGATTACAGCGGCATTTGGCGAATCTGGTATTGGCTCGCTCAAGCTGGTCTCCGAAGGGCCGAACAATCCGCCGGAATCGGACGCTGGGCGTGCCTATATCGAGGCATTCAAAGCGAAATTCCCCGATGGCAACATGAGCCAGCCGCGGATCACCACCACCCTTCAGATGCTGGCCAAGGCCATCGACGAGGCCGGGACGGCAACGGATGTTGCAAAGGTTGCGGCCAAGCTTGAAGGGATGGAGTTCACCAACCCGCTTTGGCAAGGGCCGACGAAGATGCGCGCCGAGGATCACCAGTTGATTCAGGATGTGAATGTCTTCGGGCAGGAAAATGTCGAAAAGCCGTTTGATTTCGACAATTCGGGGTATGGCATGAAGGTTGAGAACACGACCGTCATGGCCGGGAATGATATTCCGACGACCTGCAAGATGGAACGCCCGTAA
- a CDS encoding YbjN domain-containing protein, with translation MALSEHFLEEDIHPIDIVETLAAHHDWDFDRIADDQIAMAVEGQWRTYSITLAWSGYDETLRMICTFEMEPPEEKLPVLYQMLNTVNDQCWAGAYTFWAEQKLMVYRYGLVLAGGQSASPDQINTLISAAVMSAERYYPAFQLVIWGDRSPENALQIAIAEAYGRA, from the coding sequence ATGGCCCTTTCCGAACATTTTCTGGAAGAAGACATTCACCCGATCGACATCGTGGAAACCCTTGCCGCGCATCACGACTGGGATTTCGACCGCATCGCCGACGATCAGATCGCCATGGCTGTCGAAGGCCAGTGGCGCACGTACTCAATCACGCTCGCTTGGTCGGGCTATGATGAAACGCTGCGGATGATCTGCACGTTCGAGATGGAACCACCGGAAGAAAAACTTCCCGTTCTCTATCAAATGCTCAACACGGTGAACGATCAATGCTGGGCAGGGGCCTATACTTTCTGGGCCGAACAAAAGCTGATGGTCTATCGCTACGGCCTCGTGCTTGCCGGGGGCCAATCGGCCAGCCCCGATCAGATCAACACCCTGATTTCCGCCGCCGTGATGAGCGCCGAGCGGTACTACCCGGCGTTTCAGCTTGTCATCTGGGGGGATCGCAGCCCGGAAAACGCGCTTCAGATTGCGATTGCCGAGGCCTATGGCCGCGCCTGA
- the proC gene encoding pyrroline-5-carboxylate reductase, whose translation MALSEIESKGLVLLGCGKMGSAMLSGWLDSGVPADSVHVLDPAPSDWLKTTGAHLNQPLPAAPAVVLVAVKPQMMQAALPTLQPLGNGSTLFLSVAAGTPIAAYESVLGGSTPIIRAMPNTPAAVGRGITAIIGNTHASAAQLDLAESLLCAVGEVVRLESETQMDAVTGLSGSGPAYVFHLIECMARAGEAQGLGADLALQLARATVAGAGALAMQAAETPSQLRVNVTSPNGTTQAGLEVLMDESNGLPPLIAKTVAAATNRSKELGND comes from the coding sequence ATGGCATTAAGCGAAATCGAATCCAAGGGGCTGGTGCTTCTGGGTTGCGGCAAGATGGGCTCGGCGATGCTGAGCGGCTGGCTCGATAGCGGCGTTCCCGCCGACTCCGTCCATGTGCTTGACCCCGCCCCGTCTGACTGGCTGAAAACCACCGGCGCACATCTCAACCAACCCCTGCCAGCAGCCCCCGCCGTGGTGCTGGTCGCGGTCAAACCGCAGATGATGCAAGCCGCCCTGCCCACCCTGCAACCGCTCGGCAATGGCAGCACGCTCTTCCTCTCGGTCGCCGCCGGCACGCCGATCGCGGCCTATGAATCCGTGCTGGGGGGCAGCACGCCGATCATTCGCGCCATGCCCAACACCCCCGCCGCCGTGGGCCGTGGCATCACCGCAATCATCGGCAACACCCATGCCAGCGCCGCACAGCTCGATCTGGCCGAATCCCTGCTTTGCGCCGTGGGCGAGGTCGTGCGCCTCGAATCAGAGACACAGATGGACGCTGTCACCGGCCTTTCCGGCTCCGGCCCGGCCTATGTCTTTCACCTGATCGAATGCATGGCCCGCGCCGGTGAAGCTCAGGGGCTCGGCGCCGATCTCGCGTTGCAACTGGCGCGCGCAACCGTGGCCGGGGCCGGGGCACTGGCGATGCAGGCCGCTGAAACGCCGTCGCAACTGCGCGTCAACGTCACCTCTCCCAACGGCACCACGCAGGCGGGCCTTGAGGTTCTGATGGATGAAAGCAACGGCCTGCCGCCGCTGATCGCAAAAACCGTCGCCGCCGCCACCAACCGCTCAAAGGAACTGGGCAATGACTGA
- a CDS encoding tRNA-binding protein, with the protein MTEQITFDDFLAVDIRAGTVLRAEPFPEARKPAIKMWVDFGPEIGELKTSAQVTVHYSPETLVGRQVMGVVNFPPRQIGKFMSECLVLGAPDPTGEVVLLRPDKEVPNGARLF; encoded by the coding sequence ATGACTGAACAAATCACATTTGACGATTTTCTGGCGGTGGATATCCGCGCAGGCACCGTGTTGCGCGCCGAACCATTCCCCGAAGCGCGCAAACCTGCTATCAAGATGTGGGTCGATTTCGGCCCGGAAATCGGTGAATTGAAAACCTCGGCGCAGGTCACAGTGCATTATTCACCCGAAACGCTTGTTGGTCGGCAAGTCATGGGCGTGGTCAATTTTCCGCCCCGCCAGATCGGTAAATTCATGTCCGAATGTCTGGTGCTTGGTGCCCCCGACCCAACCGGCGAAGTCGTGCTGCTGCGCCCGGACAAGGAGGTGCCCAACGGGGCAAGGCTGTTTTGA
- a CDS encoding beta-ketoacyl-ACP synthase III, whose product MFQPAITGTGVFTPELVITNDELVASYNAYAAKWNTEHAAEIEDGTLPAKEMSSSEFIFKASGIEQRYVLEKEGILDPERMYPRFRQRSDDEPGLMTEIALEACNTALGQAGVDPSEIDLVICAASNMERAYPAIAVEIQNAIGAGGFAFDMNVACSSATFGLQAASDMIRSGSVRKALVVDPEITSGHLEWRDRDCHFIFGDVCTAMVLERSDDAKGAHWLIHSTRCATEFSNNIRNNNGFLRRNRPSGTTDRRDMQFMQNGRKVFKEVVPMVSAHIAQHMADEGIETTELKRLWLHQANKAMNDFIGRKVLGRTPEPDEQPNILQDYANTSSAGSIIAFSKHSDDLAPGDKGLICSFGAGYSVGSVLVERA is encoded by the coding sequence ATGTTTCAGCCAGCCATCACCGGAACGGGCGTCTTCACCCCCGAACTTGTCATCACCAATGACGAGCTTGTCGCAAGCTACAACGCCTATGCCGCGAAATGGAACACCGAACACGCCGCCGAAATCGAAGACGGCACGCTCCCGGCCAAGGAAATGTCCTCGTCCGAGTTTATCTTCAAGGCGTCGGGTATTGAGCAACGCTACGTGCTTGAAAAGGAAGGCATCCTCGACCCGGAAAGGATGTATCCCCGTTTCCGTCAGCGCAGCGACGATGAACCCGGCCTGATGACCGAAATCGCGCTGGAGGCCTGCAACACCGCGCTTGGCCAAGCAGGCGTTGATCCCTCCGAGATTGATCTCGTGATCTGCGCCGCCTCCAACATGGAGCGCGCCTATCCCGCCATCGCGGTGGAAATTCAGAATGCCATCGGTGCAGGTGGTTTCGCGTTCGATATGAATGTTGCCTGCTCCTCGGCCACCTTCGGCCTGCAAGCCGCCTCCGACATGATCCGCTCCGGTTCGGTGCGCAAGGCGCTGGTGGTTGATCCCGAAATCACCTCCGGCCATCTCGAATGGCGCGACCGCGATTGCCATTTCATCTTCGGCGATGTCTGCACCGCAATGGTGCTGGAACGCAGCGATGACGCCAAAGGCGCCCACTGGCTGATCCACTCAACCCGCTGCGCCACCGAATTTTCCAACAACATCCGCAACAACAACGGCTTCCTGCGCCGCAACCGCCCCTCCGGCACCACAGACCGGCGCGACATGCAGTTCATGCAGAACGGTCGCAAGGTGTTCAAGGAAGTGGTGCCAATGGTGTCCGCCCATATTGCACAGCACATGGCGGACGAAGGGATCGAAACGACCGAACTCAAACGCCTCTGGCTGCATCAGGCCAACAAGGCGATGAATGATTTCATTGGCCGCAAAGTCCTCGGGCGCACCCCCGAACCCGATGAGCAGCCCAATATCCTGCAAGATTACGCCAACACGTCCTCGGCCGGGTCGATCATCGCATTTTCCAAACATTCAGACGATCTTGCCCCCGGCGACAAAGGGCTGATCTGCTCCTTTGGCGCGGGCTATTCGGTTGGCTCGGTTCTGGTAGAGCGCGCCTGA
- a CDS encoding LysR substrate-binding domain-containing protein, translated as MKVMSDMAQASAAALREKFIGGMSHAASTVNVVTTDGRAGRGGMTVSAMASVSADTPRPTLLICVHHQSPVAQQIIENGVFVVNVLKDDQAYISDAFAGRFKDQLTDKFDCCEWATMRSGAPRVCDPLVGFDCKVVSADRVGTHHVFFGEVDDVFIADQGSPLIYARRGYGAAKRIEAPVSVSAGQAARGRVLKIGCFHSFAPILLPDMIRRMNVAEPGVQVELIEGDQRRVNEALMAGEADVALLYEQGLGDGLDAEALTELNPYVLLAQDHPLASLSEISARDLDGHAMILFGAPPSSDYFLSILSDAGVQPQVAYRSDSYEMVRGLVGQGLGFALMATRPAGTMSYDGSLLVTRPLTGAARPSRVMLATRRGARLSDQAERFVWFCRDFFDLHG; from the coding sequence ATGAAGGTGATGAGTGACATGGCGCAGGCCTCCGCTGCCGCATTGCGGGAGAAATTCATCGGTGGAATGAGCCATGCTGCCAGCACGGTCAACGTGGTGACGACGGATGGCCGCGCGGGCCGGGGCGGGATGACTGTTTCGGCGATGGCAAGCGTTTCCGCCGATACGCCGCGCCCGACGCTGTTGATATGCGTGCATCATCAAAGCCCGGTGGCGCAACAGATCATCGAGAACGGGGTGTTTGTCGTCAACGTGCTGAAGGACGATCAGGCCTATATCAGCGACGCGTTCGCCGGGCGGTTCAAGGATCAGCTTACCGACAAGTTCGACTGTTGCGAGTGGGCGACGATGCGCTCGGGCGCGCCGCGGGTGTGTGACCCGCTGGTGGGGTTTGACTGCAAGGTGGTTTCGGCTGACCGGGTGGGCACGCATCACGTTTTCTTTGGCGAGGTGGATGATGTGTTCATCGCCGATCAGGGCTCTCCGTTGATCTATGCGCGGCGCGGCTATGGCGCGGCGAAGCGGATCGAGGCGCCGGTGAGCGTGTCTGCCGGGCAGGCGGCACGTGGCAGGGTGCTGAAGATCGGGTGTTTCCACAGCTTCGCGCCGATCTTGCTGCCGGATATGATCCGGCGGATGAATGTGGCCGAGCCGGGCGTGCAGGTGGAGCTTATCGAGGGTGATCAGCGGCGGGTGAACGAAGCGTTGATGGCCGGGGAGGCGGATGTGGCACTGCTTTATGAGCAGGGGCTTGGCGACGGGCTGGACGCGGAGGCGTTGACCGAGCTTAACCCATATGTGCTGCTGGCGCAGGATCACCCGTTGGCATCTCTGAGCGAGATTTCGGCGCGCGATCTGGATGGGCACGCGATGATCCTGTTTGGTGCGCCGCCGTCGAGTGATTATTTCCTGTCGATCCTGAGTGATGCGGGCGTGCAGCCGCAGGTTGCCTATCGCTCTGACAGTTACGAAATGGTGCGCGGGTTGGTCGGTCAGGGGCTGGGATTTGCGCTGATGGCGACGCGGCCGGCGGGTACGATGAGCTATGACGGCAGTTTGCTGGTGACGCGGCCATTGACCGGGGCGGCGCGGCCCAGCCGGGTGATGCTGGCCACCCGCCGTGGCGCGCGGCTTTCAGATCAGGCGGAGCGGTTCGTCTGGTTCTGCCGGGACTTTTTCGATTTGCATGGATGA
- the ruvB gene encoding Holliday junction branch migration DNA helicase RuvB, with translation MSEPDPTLRADPLPEDFDRALRPQVLDEFVGQEEARANLRVFIQSAKMRGEAMDHTLFHGPPGLGKTTLAQIMARELGVGFRMTSGPVLAKAGDLAAILTNLEPRDVLFIDEIHRLNPAVEEVLYPALEDFELDLVIGEGPAARTVRIELQPFTLVGATTRLGLLTTPLRDRFGIPTRLQFYKINELNQIVTANARKLGVAVEADGALEIARRSRGTPRIAGRLLRRVVDFALVEGDGRISRALADSALVRLGVDGLGLDGADRRYLTLIAENYQGGPVGIETIAAALSEARDAVEEVIEPFLLQQGLIQRTPRGRMLAQKGWSHLGLTPPVAPGQDDLFEK, from the coding sequence ATGAGCGAGCCAGACCCGACCTTGCGCGCCGACCCGTTGCCGGAGGATTTTGACCGGGCGCTGAGGCCGCAGGTGCTTGATGAGTTCGTGGGGCAGGAAGAAGCGCGGGCCAACCTGCGGGTGTTCATCCAGAGCGCGAAGATGCGCGGGGAGGCGATGGACCACACCCTGTTTCATGGGCCGCCCGGTTTGGGCAAGACGACATTGGCGCAAATCATGGCGCGCGAATTGGGTGTCGGGTTTCGGATGACCAGTGGGCCGGTCTTGGCCAAGGCGGGCGATTTGGCCGCGATCCTGACCAATCTGGAGCCACGGGACGTTCTTTTTATTGATGAAATTCATCGGCTTAACCCAGCGGTGGAAGAGGTGCTTTATCCGGCGTTGGAGGATTTCGAGCTTGATCTCGTGATCGGTGAGGGGCCGGCGGCGCGGACGGTGCGGATTGAATTGCAACCCTTTACGCTGGTCGGAGCGACGACACGGCTGGGGCTTCTGACGACGCCGCTGAGGGATCGGTTCGGGATTCCGACGCGGCTGCAATTCTACAAGATTAATGAACTTAATCAGATTGTTACCGCCAATGCACGCAAGTTGGGTGTGGCAGTGGAGGCGGACGGCGCGTTGGAAATTGCACGCCGATCGCGCGGGACGCCGCGGATTGCAGGGCGATTGTTGCGCCGGGTGGTGGATTTTGCGCTGGTTGAAGGTGACGGGCGGATCAGCCGCGCGCTGGCGGATTCGGCGCTGGTCCGGCTGGGGGTCGACGGGCTTGGGCTGGACGGGGCGGACCGGCGCTATCTCACTCTGATTGCAGAGAATTATCAGGGCGGGCCAGTGGGTATTGAAACCATTGCCGCGGCGCTGAGCGAGGCGCGGGACGCGGTGGAGGAAGTGATTGAGCCGTTCCTCTTGCAGCAAGGTTTGATCCAGCGGACGCCACGCGGGCGGATGTTGGCGCAAAAGGGCTGGAGCCATTTGGGCCTGACGCCGCCGGTCGCACCAGGGCAGGACGATCTGTTCGAAAAATGA
- the ruvA gene encoding Holliday junction branch migration protein RuvA produces the protein MIGKLSGRIDYRGQDHVLIDVKGVGYLVHCSERTMAALPGPGEAVALYTDLLVREDLLQLFGFPTLLEKEWHRLLMSVQGVGAKASLAILGTLGAEGVNRAIALGDWNAVKAAKGIGPKTAQRVVNELKDKAPAVMAMGGTLSAAVEADAGDVIETAAAPMPTPPIRAQGSAAAQAEALSALSNLGYGLGEAAGAVAQAAGDAPDAETPALIRAALKLLAPKG, from the coding sequence ATGATTGGCAAACTCTCCGGCCGGATTGATTATCGTGGGCAGGATCACGTTTTGATTGACGTGAAAGGTGTAGGATATCTGGTCCATTGTTCGGAACGCACCATGGCGGCTCTGCCGGGGCCGGGTGAGGCGGTGGCGCTTTATACGGATTTGCTGGTGCGTGAAGACCTGTTGCAGCTTTTCGGATTTCCGACATTGCTTGAGAAAGAGTGGCATCGGTTGCTCATGAGTGTTCAAGGGGTGGGCGCGAAAGCCTCGCTTGCCATATTGGGCACGCTGGGTGCCGAAGGGGTTAACAGGGCGATCGCGCTGGGGGACTGGAATGCGGTGAAGGCCGCGAAAGGCATCGGGCCGAAAACCGCGCAAAGGGTGGTGAATGAGTTGAAAGACAAGGCCCCGGCGGTGATGGCGATGGGCGGCACGTTGAGCGCGGCAGTCGAGGCGGACGCGGGAGACGTGATTGAGACGGCGGCTGCGCCCATGCCCACGCCGCCGATTCGGGCGCAGGGCAGTGCGGCAGCACAGGCGGAGGCTTTGTCGGCGCTTTCTAATCTGGGTTATGGTCTTGGAGAGGCGGCCGGAGCGGTTGCGCAGGCAGCAGGCGACGCACCTGATGCAGAGACGCCGGCGTTGATCCGGGCGGCGCTCAAGCTGTTGGCACCGAAGGGATAA
- the ruvC gene encoding crossover junction endodeoxyribonuclease RuvC, whose protein sequence is MRIMGIDPGLRNLGWGVIEANGSRLSHVANGVCHSAGETLADRLLSLYSALSAVLAEFAPDAAAVEQTFVNKDGAATLKLGQARGIALLVPAQAGLHVGEYAPNTVKKTVVGVGHADKRQIAHMVALQLPGVKIAGPDAADALAIAICHAHHGAGGIGLSAALRKVGT, encoded by the coding sequence ATGCGAATTATGGGCATTGATCCCGGCCTGCGGAATTTGGGCTGGGGCGTTATCGAGGCAAATGGCAGCCGGTTGAGCCACGTGGCAAACGGTGTGTGCCATTCGGCGGGCGAAACACTGGCCGACAGACTGCTCTCGCTCTACAGCGCGCTGAGTGCGGTTCTGGCTGAATTCGCGCCCGACGCGGCGGCAGTTGAACAGACATTCGTGAACAAGGACGGCGCTGCGACGCTGAAACTGGGGCAGGCGCGTGGCATCGCGCTTTTGGTTCCGGCGCAGGCGGGGCTGCATGTGGGCGAGTATGCCCCCAATACCGTGAAAAAAACGGTCGTTGGCGTGGGCCATGCGGATAAACGGCAAATTGCGCATATGGTGGCTTTGCAATTGCCGGGGGTGAAAATTGCCGGGCCGGATGCGGCGGATGCGCTGGCCATTGCGATTTGTCATGCGCATCATGGGGCGGGCGGCATCGGGCTGTCGGCGGCATTGCGCAAGGTGGGGACATGA
- a CDS encoding DUF1127 domain-containing protein, translating to MAVIDTPRVQLASHSNGRFGKLFASLQARFTSWNDARMTRNALSHLSDRELEDIGLCRGDIEFIAQKS from the coding sequence ATGGCTGTTATCGACACCCCCCGCGTTCAACTCGCCTCTCACTCAAATGGCCGTTTCGGCAAGCTTTTCGCCTCGCTTCAAGCCCGGTTCACCTCATGGAACGATGCGCGGATGACCCGCAATGCGCTGTCGCATCTCAGTGATCGTGAACTGGAAGATATTGGGCTTTGCCGCGGCGATATCGAGTTCATCGCTCAGAAGAGCTGA
- a CDS encoding 50S ribosomal protein L11 methyltransferase: MPTFTALTTVAGKDAADALSDAIERLDPAPIGVGVFEVEDGSGLWEVGGYFAESPDRVGLALLEALYATNPFAISEVPETDWVAAVKRELVPVEAGRFFVYGSHDADKVPEGVEPLLIEAAMAFGTGHHGTTLGCLRALDRLIDAGFHGHRVVDIGCGTAVLAMAAARVWPEQVLASDIDAQAVEVAMANLRANGLSNRVRCVEAAGFDHPELQEAAPFDLIFANILKGPLIALAPEFAKRLVSGGKAILSGILHDQADEVIAHYAQQGINLCQRDEIGDWTTLTLEKP, encoded by the coding sequence ATGCCAACATTTACGGCCCTGACCACAGTGGCAGGCAAAGACGCCGCAGACGCTTTGAGCGATGCGATAGAGCGGCTTGACCCTGCCCCCATCGGTGTCGGGGTGTTTGAGGTCGAGGACGGTTCCGGGCTTTGGGAAGTGGGCGGCTATTTTGCCGAGTCGCCCGACAGGGTGGGGCTGGCCCTGCTTGAGGCGCTCTACGCAACAAACCCGTTTGCCATTTCTGAAGTGCCGGAAACCGACTGGGTGGCGGCGGTAAAACGCGAGCTGGTGCCGGTGGAGGCGGGGCGGTTCTTTGTCTATGGAAGCCATGATGCCGATAAGGTGCCCGAAGGGGTTGAACCGTTGCTGATCGAGGCCGCGATGGCGTTTGGCACCGGCCATCACGGCACGACACTGGGGTGTTTGCGCGCACTTGACCGGCTGATTGATGCGGGGTTTCACGGCCATCGGGTTGTCGATATCGGTTGTGGCACGGCTGTTTTGGCGATGGCGGCGGCGCGAGTATGGCCCGAACAGGTGCTGGCCAGTGATATTGACGCGCAGGCGGTTGAAGTGGCCATGGCCAATCTGCGCGCCAACGGGTTGAGTAACCGGGTGCGCTGTGTCGAGGCGGCGGGGTTCGATCACCCCGAATTGCAGGAAGCCGCGCCGTTTGATCTGATTTTCGCCAATATCCTCAAAGGGCCGTTGATCGCACTGGCGCCTGAGTTTGCCAAGCGACTCGTGTCTGGCGGAAAGGCGATTCTATCGGGGATACTGCATGATCAGGCTGACGAGGTGATCGCGCATTATGCACAGCAAGGCATCAATCTATGTCAGCGTGATGAGATTGGTGATTGGACGACGTTGACCTTGGAAAAACCTTGA
- a CDS encoding MATE family efflux transporter yields MTLTSAMGLSFMFLVDFLALWWVSRLHSEILITALGFAATMQFFLVSIAIGMTIGAVALVSQTLGQGRPQRARRIATTALILSVGAESCVAALAYVFRYDLLRLSGASGEALHEAAGFLAIALPSLPLSAAGMTGSAILRARGDAWRSMAVTSSAGLVAVFLDPLLIVVLGWGIEGAATVIVISRGVMALVALYWLTGVHKMLTKPSLADMRLYIGGYLAIALPAIATQVSTPFGNWVLIRAMAEHGDSAVAGMGVVGRVMILAFGGIFALSGAIGGIIGQNAGAGLRHRVQSAYLDALKFCAIYTGVVWVLLASLGGTIAQAFGLSGQGQYIVEVFCTYSAGSFVFTGALFVANSAFNNLGRPFWATLTNWTRDGVLIGVLAFAMGALWGETGVVLAQAVANVLAGIGAGWIGWLLVKRGAGLAAGKP; encoded by the coding sequence ATGACATTGACCAGCGCCATGGGGCTTAGCTTCATGTTTTTGGTCGATTTTCTTGCGCTCTGGTGGGTGAGCAGGCTGCATAGTGAAATCCTCATCACGGCCCTTGGATTCGCCGCGACGATGCAGTTCTTCCTTGTCTCAATCGCCATCGGGATGACCATCGGCGCGGTTGCATTGGTCAGTCAGACATTGGGGCAGGGGCGCCCGCAAAGAGCGCGACGGATTGCGACGACCGCGCTGATCCTGAGCGTCGGTGCGGAAAGCTGCGTGGCCGCTTTGGCCTATGTCTTTCGCTATGATCTGCTGCGGCTTTCGGGCGCCAGCGGCGAGGCGCTGCATGAAGCGGCGGGCTTTCTGGCGATTGCGCTGCCGTCTTTGCCGTTGAGTGCGGCAGGGATGACGGGTAGCGCGATCCTGCGCGCACGCGGCGATGCTTGGCGGTCGATGGCGGTGACCAGTTCGGCGGGGCTTGTGGCGGTGTTTCTTGATCCGTTGCTGATCGTGGTGCTGGGGTGGGGAATCGAAGGGGCAGCGACGGTGATCGTGATCTCGCGCGGGGTCATGGCGCTGGTTGCGCTTTATTGGCTGACCGGCGTGCATAAGATGCTGACCAAGCCCAGCCTCGCAGATATGCGGCTTTATATTGGGGGGTATCTGGCTATCGCGCTTCCGGCCATTGCGACGCAGGTTTCCACACCGTTTGGCAATTGGGTGTTGATCCGGGCCATGGCGGAACATGGCGACAGCGCGGTTGCGGGCATGGGCGTGGTCGGGCGTGTGATGATCTTGGCTTTTGGCGGCATTTTTGCGCTGTCCGGCGCGATTGGCGGCATTATCGGGCAAAATGCCGGTGCCGGGCTGCGCCACCGGGTGCAGAGTGCATATCTTGACGCGCTCAAGTTCTGTGCGATCTATACCGGAGTGGTTTGGGTGTTGCTTGCGTCGCTTGGCGGAACGATTGCGCAGGCATTCGGGCTAAGCGGGCAGGGACAGTATATTGTCGAGGTGTTTTGCACTTATTCCGCCGGGTCTTTCGTGTTTACCGGCGCATTGTTCGTTGCCAATTCCGCGTTCAACAACCTTGGACGGCCATTTTGGGCGACACTGACCAACTGGACCCGCGATGGCGTTCTGATTGGCGTTCTGGCCTTCGCCATGGGGGCGCTTTGGGGGGAAACCGGTGTTGTTCTTGCGCAGGCGGTGGCCAATGTGTTGGCTGGTATTGGGGCAGGCTGGATTGGTTGGCTTCTGGTAAAACGTGGGGCGGGGCTTGCGGCTGGCAAACCTTGA